In a genomic window of Amycolatopsis japonica:
- a CDS encoding helix-turn-helix transcriptional regulator: protein MEDERGTTERVLTLLGLLQQRAVWTGPELGERLGVTPRTIRRDVERLRALGYPVQASNGVGGGYQLGPGHDMPPLLLDDEEAIATAVSLLAGAGSGEAALRALTKLDRVLPTRLRHEVSALSGSVVAFDGSRAPIDPDVLMTLARACRDEVELGFEYPSSGSMPRRVEPYRLVASGRRWYLLAYDLDRDDWRTFRVDRMTGVSARSWRFRPREAPDAAAYVQENIASRVYRHQARFLVHAPAPVVRSQIPASAAVVRERGRSRCEVLSGAGDLDFLLMHVVVLGHAFEVIEPVELGERCRVLADRLLGAAGHLSQLAD from the coding sequence ATGGAGGACGAGCGCGGGACGACCGAACGGGTGCTCACCCTGCTCGGGCTGTTGCAGCAGCGTGCCGTGTGGACCGGTCCGGAGCTGGGGGAGCGGCTCGGTGTCACGCCGCGCACGATCCGGCGGGACGTCGAGCGGCTGCGCGCGCTCGGTTACCCGGTGCAGGCGAGCAACGGCGTCGGCGGGGGCTACCAGCTCGGGCCAGGCCATGACATGCCGCCGTTGCTGCTGGACGACGAGGAGGCGATCGCCACCGCGGTCTCGCTGCTCGCCGGCGCGGGCAGCGGGGAAGCCGCGTTGCGGGCGCTGACGAAACTCGACCGGGTGCTGCCGACCAGACTGCGGCACGAGGTGAGCGCGTTGTCCGGCTCCGTGGTCGCCTTCGACGGAAGCCGCGCGCCGATCGACCCCGACGTGCTCATGACCCTGGCCCGCGCTTGCCGCGACGAGGTCGAGTTGGGCTTCGAGTATCCGTCTTCGGGTTCCATGCCGCGGCGGGTCGAGCCGTACCGTTTGGTGGCCTCGGGGCGGCGCTGGTATCTGCTCGCCTACGACCTCGACCGCGACGACTGGCGCACCTTCCGCGTCGATCGGATGACCGGAGTTTCCGCGCGGTCGTGGCGTTTCCGTCCGCGCGAGGCGCCCGACGCGGCGGCGTACGTGCAGGAGAACATCGCCAGCCGGGTCTATCGGCACCAGGCACGGTTTTTGGTGCACGCGCCCGCTCCGGTCGTGCGTTCGCAGATCCCGGCGTCGGCCGCTGTCGTGCGGGAACGGGGGCGTTCGCGGTGCGAGGTGCTGAGCGGGGCCGGGGATCTCGATTTCCTGCTGATGCATGTGGTGGTGCTGGGGCACGCTTTCGAAGTGATCGAGCCGGTGGAGTTGGGCGAGCGGTGCCGGGTTCTGGCCGATCGATTGCTGGGCGCTGCGGGCCACCTTTCGCAATTAGCCGACTAA
- a CDS encoding VOC family protein: MNRKSREFQVSFDALDPKALSTFWRDALGYVHPGPPGVEVPEGTDPLDAWDEFLERVGMPVEQRNSRSALEDPAGEGPRIFFQQVPEDKIAKNRVHLDIRAAPGLQGDERMAALEAECDRLVALGATRVKRFEPEQPLSLGFIVMNDPEGNEFCLD, from the coding sequence ATGAACCGCAAGAGCCGCGAATTCCAGGTCAGCTTCGACGCCCTCGACCCCAAAGCCCTGTCCACCTTCTGGCGCGACGCCCTGGGCTACGTCCACCCCGGCCCGCCCGGGGTCGAGGTGCCCGAGGGCACCGACCCGCTGGACGCGTGGGACGAGTTCCTCGAGCGGGTCGGCATGCCCGTGGAGCAGCGCAACAGCCGCTCTGCCCTCGAAGACCCGGCGGGCGAAGGGCCCAGGATCTTCTTCCAGCAGGTCCCGGAGGACAAGATCGCGAAGAACCGCGTCCACCTCGACATCCGCGCCGCTCCCGGCCTGCAGGGTGACGAGCGCATGGCGGCGCTCGAAGCCGAATGCGACCGTCTCGTCGCCCTGGGCGCGACGCGAGTGAAGCGTTTCGAGCCCGAGCAGCCGTTGAGCCTCGGCTTCATCGTGATGAACGACCCCGAGGGCAACGAGTTCTGCCTAGACTGA
- a CDS encoding SMP-30/gluconolactonase/LRE family protein: protein MAFGEVTVIPVNGHGPEDVVVDDQGRIYTGVDDGRILRVTPDGKRIDVLGDTGGRPLGLEFYGEDLLICDAKAGLLTMPLAGGPVTTLATSAVGLDFVFCNNAAVASDGTVYFTDSSRRFGIEKWRDDLIEQTGGGRLLRRTPDGKIEQLADGFQFANGVALPPDESYVAVAETGAYRVARVWLTGDKAGTRDYLVDDLWGYPDNISTGSDGLIWITVASPKVPALSLVQKLPAPLRAGVRALPTALQPAPARECGVRGVTPDGKLVHELRGEIDGFHVLVGVRERAGTLYFGSLEDNAIAVTSV from the coding sequence ATGGCGTTCGGCGAGGTCACGGTCATCCCGGTCAACGGGCACGGTCCCGAGGACGTCGTGGTCGACGACCAGGGGCGGATCTACACCGGCGTCGACGACGGGCGGATCCTGCGCGTCACGCCGGACGGCAAGCGGATCGACGTCCTCGGCGACACCGGCGGCCGTCCGCTGGGCCTGGAGTTCTACGGCGAAGACCTCCTGATCTGCGACGCCAAGGCCGGTCTGCTCACCATGCCCCTCGCGGGCGGCCCGGTCACCACGCTGGCGACTTCGGCGGTGGGGCTCGACTTCGTGTTCTGCAACAACGCCGCCGTCGCCTCCGACGGCACGGTGTACTTCACCGACTCGTCGCGCCGCTTCGGCATCGAGAAATGGCGTGACGACCTGATCGAGCAGACCGGCGGCGGACGGCTCCTGCGGCGCACACCGGACGGGAAGATCGAGCAGCTCGCGGACGGTTTCCAGTTCGCCAACGGCGTCGCGCTGCCGCCCGACGAGTCCTATGTGGCCGTCGCCGAGACCGGCGCCTACCGGGTCGCGCGCGTATGGCTCACGGGCGACAAGGCGGGCACGCGGGACTACCTCGTCGACGATCTGTGGGGTTATCCCGACAACATCTCGACCGGCAGCGACGGACTGATCTGGATCACCGTGGCGAGCCCGAAGGTGCCCGCGCTTTCCTTGGTGCAGAAGCTCCCCGCGCCGCTGCGGGCCGGTGTCCGGGCGTTGCCGACCGCGCTGCAGCCCGCACCCGCGCGGGAATGCGGGGTGCGGGGCGTGACCCCGGACGGAAAGCTGGTCCACGAACTGCGCGGGGAGATCGACGGGTTCCACGTGCTCGTCGGGGTCCGCGAACGGGCCGGGACCCTCTACTTCGGATCCCTGGAGGACAACGCGATCGCGGTGACGTCAGTCTAG
- a CDS encoding histidine phosphatase family protein, with protein sequence MGAIYLVRHGQASFGAENYDQLSPRGFEQSTVVGEELLRRGVEFTQARAGSLARQRDTAATALKVLGSGIAVVEDERWNEYDHVDIAKYHAAGVQQTDSRAYQAALDGALNAWVSAGDSSPCAETWPRFLERVKGALADVVASLGKGEHAVVFSSGGVIATVCGALMGTPEAGLLKLNRVTVNAGITKLVSGRGGVTLLSFNEHPHFEAEAAELLTYR encoded by the coding sequence ATGGGCGCGATCTATCTGGTCCGGCACGGGCAGGCGTCGTTCGGCGCGGAGAATTACGACCAGCTCTCGCCTCGCGGGTTCGAACAGTCCACTGTGGTCGGTGAGGAACTGCTCCGTCGAGGTGTCGAGTTCACCCAGGCGCGGGCGGGTTCCCTTGCCCGCCAACGGGACACGGCCGCGACGGCGTTGAAGGTGCTCGGCTCCGGCATCGCCGTCGTCGAGGACGAGCGCTGGAACGAGTACGACCACGTCGACATCGCGAAGTATCACGCCGCCGGTGTCCAGCAGACCGACTCGCGGGCGTATCAGGCCGCTTTGGACGGTGCCCTGAACGCGTGGGTGTCGGCGGGGGATTCGAGTCCGTGTGCCGAGACCTGGCCCCGGTTCCTGGAGCGGGTCAAGGGTGCGCTGGCCGATGTCGTGGCGTCATTGGGCAAGGGCGAGCACGCCGTCGTGTTCAGCTCCGGTGGGGTGATCGCGACGGTCTGCGGCGCGCTCATGGGCACGCCGGAGGCGGGGCTGCTGAAACTGAACCGGGTCACCGTGAACGCGGGCATCACCAAACTGGTGTCCGGCCGCGGCGGGGTGACCCTGTTGTCGTTCAACGAACATCCGCATTTCGAGGCGGAAGCCGCGGAACTGCTCACCTACCGCTAG
- a CDS encoding phosphotransferase family protein has product MTLAADKTVEVRGEDSFDPAAMHAWLAARVPGLGDAPPGVRQFPGGASNLTYLLTYPDRELILRRPPVGHKAASAHDMRREFRVQQALRPVFPYVPEVLAFCDDETVLGGDFYVMERLEGLILRGDLPAGFDLPPDSARELCGKVVDRLVELHAVDVEAAGLADLGKGAGYVERQVRGWSERFLKARTENVPDCAEVMAWLKENQPPEVKICLIHNDYRLDNLVLDDDLGIVGVLDWEMATLGDPLMELGSTLAYWVQDDDDDVMKLSRRQPTHLPGMYTREEFVRRYAERSGLEIGDWTFYEVYGLFRLAVVIQQIYYRYHAGQTTNPALKDLWQFVGYLDGRCRRIIAKGHA; this is encoded by the coding sequence ATGACCTTGGCCGCGGACAAGACCGTCGAGGTACGCGGAGAGGACTCGTTCGACCCGGCCGCGATGCACGCCTGGCTGGCCGCGCGGGTGCCCGGGCTCGGCGATGCGCCGCCCGGGGTCCGCCAGTTCCCCGGTGGCGCCTCGAACCTCACGTACCTGCTGACCTATCCGGATCGCGAGCTGATCCTGCGGCGTCCGCCGGTCGGGCACAAGGCCGCGTCCGCGCACGACATGCGCCGCGAGTTCCGGGTCCAGCAGGCGTTGCGGCCGGTCTTTCCTTACGTGCCCGAGGTTCTCGCCTTCTGCGACGACGAAACCGTGCTCGGCGGTGACTTCTACGTGATGGAGCGGCTCGAAGGCCTGATCCTGCGCGGAGATCTGCCCGCCGGTTTCGACCTGCCGCCCGACAGTGCGCGTGAACTGTGCGGCAAGGTCGTCGACCGGCTGGTCGAGTTGCACGCCGTCGACGTCGAGGCCGCCGGGCTGGCCGACCTCGGCAAGGGCGCCGGCTACGTCGAGCGTCAGGTGCGCGGCTGGTCGGAGCGGTTCCTCAAGGCCCGCACGGAGAACGTCCCGGACTGCGCCGAGGTGATGGCGTGGCTGAAGGAGAACCAGCCGCCCGAGGTCAAGATCTGCCTGATCCACAACGACTACCGGCTCGACAACCTGGTACTCGACGACGATCTCGGCATCGTCGGCGTGCTCGACTGGGAGATGGCCACCCTCGGCGATCCGCTGATGGAATTGGGCAGCACCCTGGCGTACTGGGTGCAGGACGACGATGACGACGTCATGAAGCTCAGCCGTCGTCAGCCGACGCACCTGCCGGGGATGTACACGCGTGAGGAATTCGTGCGACGGTACGCGGAGCGGTCCGGTCTCGAAATCGGCGACTGGACGTTTTACGAGGTGTACGGCCTGTTCCGGCTCGCGGTGGTGATCCAGCAGATCTACTACCGCTACCACGCGGGGCAGACGACCAATCCGGCGCTGAAGGACCTCTGGCAGTTCGTCGGCTACCTCGACGGCCGCTGCCGCCGGATCATCGCGAAAGGGCACGCGTGA
- a CDS encoding SDR family oxidoreductase encodes MVLRKNILITGASSGLGEGMARQYAARGRNLALAARRVDRLETLAAELKKAYPGITVVTRKLDVNDHDQVFAVFEEFREELGSLDRVIVNAGLGKGQRIGTGRFDANRETLQTNFLAAAAQIEAAVGIFRKQKDGHLVVVSSFLALRGVPGNATAYAASKAGISSFAEGTRIELLKTPIKVTTLHPGFIESEMNEDISKLPGAVRAEPGAQALVKAIESETAKAFVPTWPWSVLSKLFPFVPASMLKKFG; translated from the coding sequence ATGGTCCTGCGGAAGAACATCCTGATCACCGGGGCGAGCTCCGGACTCGGCGAAGGAATGGCCAGGCAGTACGCCGCGAGAGGCCGCAACCTGGCGTTGGCCGCCCGCCGTGTCGACCGGCTCGAAACCCTCGCCGCGGAGCTCAAGAAGGCGTACCCCGGCATCACCGTGGTCACCCGGAAGCTCGACGTGAACGACCACGACCAGGTCTTCGCCGTCTTCGAGGAGTTCCGCGAGGAACTCGGCTCCCTCGATCGCGTGATCGTGAACGCGGGGCTCGGCAAAGGACAGCGGATCGGCACCGGCCGCTTCGACGCTAACCGCGAGACCCTTCAGACGAACTTCCTCGCCGCAGCCGCCCAGATCGAGGCCGCCGTCGGCATCTTCCGCAAGCAGAAGGACGGCCATCTCGTGGTCGTGTCCTCGTTCCTCGCGCTTCGCGGTGTGCCCGGCAACGCCACCGCGTACGCCGCCTCGAAGGCGGGTATCTCGTCGTTCGCCGAGGGAACCCGGATCGAGCTGCTGAAGACCCCGATCAAGGTCACCACGCTGCACCCCGGATTCATCGAATCGGAGATGAACGAAGACATCTCGAAGCTGCCGGGCGCCGTCAGGGCGGAGCCGGGCGCGCAGGCGCTCGTGAAGGCGATCGAATCCGAGACGGCGAAGGCGTTCGTGCCGACGTGGCCGTGGAGCGTGCTTTCGAAGCTCTTCCCGTTCGTCCCGGCGTCGATGCTGAAGAAGTTCGGATGA
- a CDS encoding S8 family peptidase has protein sequence MSKSRKNLKSRKTRSGLVAGVALAGVTAAVATFGAGAANADQQGEIRGAGAANAVGGSYIVVLKPTAVGQGVAAASEITANVAAKAQGLTGQYGTTLSRTFGSALNGFSIKADEAAAKRLAADPQVAYVVQNKTFKISETQDNPPSWGLDRVDQADLPLDDKYTYPVKADNVTAYVIDTGVRGSHKDFGDRATGGKDFVDNDDTPNDEHGHGTHVAGTIGGTDHGLAKGVKIVGVRVLDANGSGTTEGVVAGVDWVAANAKGPSVANMSLGGGADDALDAAVKGAIDKGVTFALAAGNESSDAGTTSPARVKEAITVAASDKTDKQASFSNYGSVVDLYAPGVDITSTWGTGDDATNTISGTSMAAPHVAGAAALYLSAHPDATPAQVAEGLVAAAADGKISNPTGGTANKLLQVK, from the coding sequence GTGAGCAAGTCCCGGAAGAACCTGAAGTCCCGAAAGACCCGTAGCGGCCTCGTGGCGGGAGTCGCCCTCGCCGGTGTGACCGCGGCGGTCGCCACGTTCGGCGCGGGTGCGGCCAACGCCGACCAGCAGGGCGAGATCCGCGGCGCGGGTGCGGCCAACGCGGTCGGCGGCAGCTACATCGTCGTCCTCAAGCCCACCGCGGTCGGCCAGGGCGTCGCCGCGGCGAGCGAGATCACCGCGAACGTGGCCGCCAAGGCGCAGGGCCTCACCGGTCAGTACGGCACCACGCTGTCCCGCACGTTCGGCTCGGCGCTGAACGGCTTCTCGATCAAGGCCGACGAGGCCGCCGCGAAGCGTCTGGCCGCCGACCCGCAGGTCGCCTACGTCGTCCAGAACAAGACGTTCAAGATCAGCGAGACCCAGGACAACCCGCCCTCGTGGGGTCTGGACCGGGTCGACCAGGCCGACCTTCCGCTCGACGACAAGTACACCTACCCGGTGAAGGCCGACAACGTCACCGCCTACGTCATCGACACCGGTGTCCGCGGCTCGCACAAGGACTTCGGCGACCGCGCCACCGGCGGCAAGGACTTCGTCGACAACGACGACACCCCCAACGACGAGCACGGCCACGGCACGCACGTCGCCGGCACCATCGGCGGCACGGACCACGGTCTGGCCAAGGGCGTGAAGATCGTCGGCGTCCGCGTGCTGGACGCCAACGGCAGCGGCACCACCGAGGGTGTCGTCGCCGGTGTCGACTGGGTCGCGGCGAACGCCAAGGGCCCGTCGGTCGCCAACATGAGCCTGGGCGGCGGCGCGGACGACGCCCTGGACGCGGCGGTCAAGGGTGCCATCGACAAGGGCGTGACCTTCGCGCTCGCGGCGGGCAACGAGTCCTCCGACGCCGGCACCACCTCCCCGGCCAGGGTCAAGGAGGCCATCACGGTGGCCGCCAGCGACAAGACCGACAAGCAGGCCAGCTTCTCGAACTACGGTTCGGTCGTCGACCTGTACGCGCCGGGTGTCGACATCACCTCCACGTGGGGCACCGGTGACGACGCCACCAACACCATCAGCGGTACCTCGATGGCCGCGCCGCACGTCGCCGGTGCCGCCGCGCTGTACCTCTCGGCGCACCCTGACGCCACCCCGGCCCAGGTCGCCGAAGGTCTCGTCGCCGCCGCCGCGGACGGCAAGATCAGCAACCCGACCGGTGGAACGGCGAACAAGCTGCTCCAGGTCAAGTAA
- a CDS encoding acyl-CoA synthetase, with protein MRNPTGLATLVAGKVTETVRSIDVMRQAGLLPIPRVDEGLRSLVMVRKWGPFAGANMIAARRDPTATGIIDELGPLTFKQLDTQSNALARAWSERGLGPGSVIAALCRDHRGLVLTMLASGKLGAKLLLMNTGFAKPQLADVAKREGVTALVYDQEFTELLDAVEGDVEHYLAWVDSDTARPADIPVVAELVASTDDRPWPAPAKPGGFILLTSGTTGTPKGAPRPHTSALASAQFLDRIPLRTGEATYMGAPLFHGTGLSQFILSFALGSKVVMRRKFVPEETLRGVAENRCTTLVLVPTMLQRIVDLPEEIRAKYDTSSLRIIFVAGSALSPDLGNRATAAFGDVVHNLYGSTEVAVATVATPEDWRKAPGTVGRAPVGCKVALYDEKGGKITEPHVTGRVFVGSGLSFQGYTDGRNKEIIDGLLSSGDVGHFDEDGLLFIDGRDDEMIVSGGENVFPIEVENLLVEREDVIEAAVVGVEDPEFGQRLKAFVVRAEKSELDVDGVREYVKANLARYKVPRDVEFLDELPRNATGKVLRNKLH; from the coding sequence ATGAGAAACCCCACCGGCCTCGCCACCCTGGTGGCGGGCAAGGTGACCGAGACCGTGCGCAGCATCGACGTGATGCGCCAAGCGGGCCTGCTCCCGATCCCGCGGGTGGACGAGGGCCTGCGTTCGCTGGTCATGGTGCGGAAGTGGGGCCCGTTCGCCGGGGCGAACATGATCGCCGCCCGCCGCGACCCGACCGCGACCGGCATCATCGACGAACTGGGGCCGCTGACCTTCAAGCAGCTCGACACCCAGTCGAACGCGCTGGCCAGGGCGTGGTCCGAACGCGGCCTCGGCCCGGGTTCGGTGATCGCCGCGCTGTGCCGCGACCACCGCGGTCTCGTGCTGACGATGCTCGCCTCGGGCAAACTCGGCGCCAAGCTGCTGCTGATGAACACCGGGTTCGCCAAACCCCAGCTCGCGGACGTCGCGAAACGTGAAGGCGTCACGGCGCTCGTGTACGACCAGGAGTTCACCGAGCTGCTGGACGCCGTCGAGGGCGACGTCGAGCATTACCTCGCCTGGGTCGATTCGGACACCGCGCGCCCGGCGGACATCCCGGTCGTCGCCGAACTGGTCGCCAGCACCGACGACCGTCCCTGGCCCGCGCCGGCCAAACCCGGCGGATTCATCCTGCTGACCAGCGGCACCACCGGGACGCCGAAGGGCGCGCCGCGGCCGCACACCTCCGCGCTCGCCTCCGCGCAGTTCCTCGACCGCATCCCGCTGCGCACCGGCGAGGCGACCTACATGGGCGCGCCGCTGTTCCACGGCACCGGGTTGTCGCAGTTCATCCTGTCCTTCGCGCTGGGTTCGAAGGTCGTCATGCGGCGCAAGTTCGTACCCGAGGAGACGTTGCGCGGCGTCGCGGAGAACCGCTGCACCACGCTGGTCCTCGTGCCGACGATGCTGCAGCGCATCGTCGACCTGCCCGAGGAGATCCGCGCCAAGTATGACACTTCGAGCCTGCGGATCATCTTCGTCGCCGGCTCCGCGCTGTCCCCGGATCTCGGGAACCGCGCGACCGCCGCGTTCGGCGACGTCGTGCACAACCTCTACGGCTCCACCGAGGTCGCCGTGGCGACGGTCGCGACGCCCGAGGACTGGCGCAAGGCGCCGGGCACCGTCGGCCGCGCGCCGGTGGGCTGCAAAGTGGCGCTGTACGACGAAAAGGGCGGCAAGATCACCGAGCCGCATGTCACCGGCCGGGTGTTCGTCGGCAGCGGGCTGAGCTTCCAGGGCTACACCGACGGGCGCAACAAGGAGATCATCGACGGGCTGCTCTCCAGCGGCGACGTCGGGCATTTCGACGAGGACGGTCTGCTGTTCATCGACGGCCGTGACGACGAGATGATCGTCTCGGGCGGCGAGAACGTCTTCCCGATCGAGGTCGAGAACCTCCTGGTCGAACGTGAGGACGTGATCGAGGCGGCGGTCGTCGGCGTCGAGGATCCCGAGTTCGGGCAGCGGCTGAAGGCGTTCGTGGTGCGAGCTGAGAAGTCGGAGCTGGACGTCGACGGCGTGCGCGAGTACGTCAAGGCGAACCTCGCCCGGTACAAAGTGCCGCGTGACGTGGAGTTCCTCGACGAGCTACCGCGCAACGCGACCGGGAAGGTGCTGCGCAACAAGCTCCACTAG
- a CDS encoding bifunctional 3'-5' exonuclease/DNA polymerase: MSVQAIAGQEEDGDFAIALSGQPPRRGLKLAEFVAEVRDLEAEHSPRWVFPSVEGTYPALIKAGVRVRRCHDLTLIEGLLLAHEGRPQESRSLRAALARANGQEAPADEPPLWAEDDQPTLFETRGPRLPAGVTVIDAARRVLAEQEKRVALTDHPERLRLLFAAESASALAAAEMSADGLPWRADLHLALLAEQLGPRVPAGHRPKRLVELAAKISDAFGGRPVNPDAPASVVRALGREGIEVSSARKYLLRDIDHPAVPPLLEYKELARLHSANGWTWLDEWVRDGRFRPHYVVGGVVSGRWASRGGGALQIPKVLRTCVRADPGWKLVVADAAQLEPRVLTALSGDRKLADVAAATDLYASLAEAMFSGVRRVPVPAWDDRDDRDRAKIAMLSAMYGGTSGEAGPLLALLRTRFPDAVSYVERAAQAGERGERVRSRLGRTSPAPSEAWRALTGGVAADEAGELKARQASRNWGRFTRNFVVQASAADMTAVLLATLRGRLPAPAHLVFFQHDEVLVHTPAEFADEVSQSIVDSMAEAARLLFGAACPVRFPLHIAAVDTYADAK; this comes from the coding sequence GTGAGTGTGCAGGCGATCGCAGGTCAAGAGGAGGATGGCGACTTCGCGATCGCACTTTCCGGGCAGCCGCCGCGGCGCGGTCTGAAGCTCGCGGAGTTCGTCGCCGAAGTACGCGATCTGGAGGCGGAGCACTCACCCCGTTGGGTGTTCCCGTCGGTCGAAGGGACGTATCCCGCTCTGATCAAGGCGGGCGTCCGGGTGCGGCGCTGCCACGACCTGACGCTGATCGAGGGCTTGCTCCTGGCTCACGAGGGGCGGCCGCAGGAGTCGCGAAGCCTGCGCGCGGCGCTGGCCAGGGCGAACGGGCAGGAGGCGCCCGCCGACGAGCCGCCGCTCTGGGCCGAGGACGACCAGCCGACGCTGTTCGAGACGCGCGGCCCGCGGCTGCCCGCCGGCGTCACGGTGATCGACGCGGCGCGCCGGGTGCTGGCCGAGCAGGAGAAACGGGTCGCGCTGACCGATCATCCGGAGCGGCTCCGGCTGCTTTTCGCGGCGGAGTCGGCGAGCGCGCTGGCGGCCGCGGAGATGTCGGCCGACGGCTTGCCCTGGCGGGCGGACCTGCATTTGGCGTTGCTCGCCGAGCAGCTCGGCCCCCGCGTCCCGGCCGGGCACCGGCCGAAGCGGCTGGTCGAGCTGGCGGCGAAGATCAGCGACGCGTTCGGCGGACGCCCGGTCAACCCGGACGCCCCGGCCAGCGTCGTCCGCGCGCTCGGCCGGGAGGGCATCGAGGTCTCGTCGGCGAGGAAGTACCTGCTGCGCGACATCGACCACCCCGCCGTCCCGCCGCTGCTGGAGTACAAGGAGCTCGCGCGGCTGCATTCGGCCAACGGCTGGACCTGGCTCGACGAGTGGGTGCGCGACGGCCGGTTCCGCCCGCATTACGTCGTCGGCGGGGTCGTCTCCGGCCGGTGGGCGAGCCGGGGCGGGGGCGCGCTGCAGATCCCGAAGGTCCTGCGGACCTGTGTCCGGGCCGATCCTGGCTGGAAGCTGGTGGTCGCCGACGCCGCGCAGCTGGAGCCGCGGGTGCTGACGGCGTTGTCCGGAGACCGCAAGCTGGCCGACGTCGCCGCGGCCACCGATCTGTACGCGAGCCTCGCCGAGGCGATGTTCTCCGGCGTGCGCCGGGTGCCCGTGCCCGCATGGGACGACAGGGACGATCGGGACCGCGCGAAGATCGCGATGCTGTCGGCGATGTACGGCGGCACGTCCGGTGAGGCCGGGCCGCTGCTGGCGTTGCTGCGCACCAGGTTCCCGGACGCGGTGTCCTATGTGGAGCGTGCCGCGCAGGCCGGGGAACGCGGGGAGCGCGTCCGCTCGCGGCTGGGCCGGACGTCGCCCGCACCGTCGGAGGCTTGGCGCGCGCTGACCGGCGGGGTCGCGGCGGACGAGGCCGGCGAGTTGAAGGCGCGTCAGGCGTCGCGCAACTGGGGCCGGTTCACCCGCAACTTCGTCGTACAGGCGAGCGCGGCGGACATGACCGCGGTCCTGCTGGCGACCCTGCGCGGCAGGCTGCCCGCCCCCGCCCACCTGGTGTTCTTCCAGCACGACGAGGTCCTGGTGCACACCCCCGCCGAGTTCGCCGACGAGGTCTCGCAGTCCATTGTGGACAGCATGGCCGAGGCGGCGCGGCTGCTCTTCGGTGCCGCCTGCCCGGTCCGGTTCCCGCTGCACATCGCCGCCGTGGACACCTACGCCGACGCCAAGTGA